From one Streptomyces sp. CA-210063 genomic stretch:
- a CDS encoding CopD family protein yields the protein MTLTRRTAEATGAADEPERRLGRRPGRPGGGTGRAVVVLVLVTVGALVPLFGPRVALDGTGEAAAPGSGGIALLRAVLLAALCVPAGELFVLWLARRVPGAPPQTPRSWAPWAAGAGLVAALGLASVVATGNLVPDSPADIDVGGLYETRDGRLALLEVNAFAAAGLLALSRRPAAQALPLAAIVVAEALRAHPTTEYGPLVGTGLTVVHLTCAALWAGGLPHVLRTLRTRAWRTTEAGATLLGLYARVAAVLLAAVTATGVWSTLRRMPPDTVLDQLTETAYGRALLAKVLLVTAVAALALWARLRLRHTTDPLGACAPARAEVAVLAVVVAVSALLTALPVPIRW from the coding sequence GTGACCCTGACGAGACGGACGGCGGAGGCGACGGGGGCGGCGGACGAGCCCGAGCGGCGGCTTGGGCGGCGACCTGGGCGGCCCGGCGGTGGTACCGGCCGGGCCGTCGTCGTGCTCGTCCTGGTGACTGTCGGTGCGCTGGTCCCGCTGTTCGGACCGCGGGTCGCGCTGGACGGCACGGGTGAGGCCGCGGCGCCCGGGTCGGGCGGGATCGCCCTGCTGCGGGCGGTGTTGCTGGCCGCGCTCTGCGTGCCGGCGGGTGAGCTGTTCGTGCTGTGGCTTGCGCGGCGGGTGCCGGGCGCGCCTCCGCAGACGCCGCGCAGTTGGGCGCCGTGGGCGGCGGGGGCCGGTTTAGTGGCCGCGTTGGGGCTGGCCTCGGTCGTGGCCACGGGCAACCTGGTGCCGGACTCCCCCGCCGACATCGACGTGGGCGGCCTCTACGAGACCCGGGACGGCAGACTCGCCCTCCTGGAGGTCAACGCGTTCGCGGCGGCCGGCCTGCTCGCGCTCTCCCGCCGGCCGGCCGCCCAGGCACTGCCCCTGGCCGCGATCGTCGTCGCGGAGGCCCTGCGTGCCCATCCCACCACCGAGTACGGCCCGCTCGTCGGCACCGGTCTGACCGTCGTGCACCTGACGTGCGCGGCGTTGTGGGCGGGCGGACTGCCGCACGTCCTGCGGACGCTGCGCACGCGCGCGTGGCGCACGACGGAGGCGGGCGCCACGCTGTTGGGCCTCTACGCGCGCGTGGCCGCCGTTCTGCTCGCCGCCGTCACCGCCACCGGTGTGTGGAGCACGCTGCGCCGGATGCCGCCGGACACGGTCCTCGACCAGCTGACGGAGACGGCGTACGGCCGCGCCCTGCTCGCCAAGGTGCTCCTCGTGACCGCCGTCGCCGCCCTCGCCCTGTGGGCCCGGCTACGGCTGCGCCACACGACCGACCCGCTCGGCGCCTGCGCTCCCGCCCGCGCGGAGGTGGCGGTGCTGGCGGTGGTCGTCGCGGTGTCGGCGCTGCTGACGGCGTTGCCGGTGCCGATCCGCTGGTGA
- a CDS encoding metallopeptidase TldD-related protein: MSAGNNKAHKPHEIVERALELSRSDGCVVIADEYSTANLRWAGNALTTNGVTRGRSVTVVATVDGKEGTASGVVSRSAVTAEELEPLVRAAEAAARGGGPAEDAQPLITGVQHSPDFTDAPAETSSAVFADFAPALGESFARARAGGRELYGFANHELVSSYLGTSTGLRLRHDQPNGTLELNAKSPDRTRSAWAGRSTRDFKDVDPATLDAELAVRLGWAERRVPLPAGRYETLLPPTAVADLLIYQMWSASARDAAEGRTVFSKPGGGTRIGDRLTELPLALRSDPNEPGLESAPFVLAHSSGGDSSVFDNGLPLKATEWISGGEITNLPTTRHSAGLTGLPVVPTIGNLILDGGDDRSLAEMVANTERGLLLTCLWYIREVDPATLLLTGLTRDGVYLVENGEVTGEVNNFRFNESPVDLLGRATEAGRTEKTLPREWSDYFTRAAMPALRVPDFNMSSVSQGV, from the coding sequence ATGAGCGCGGGGAACAACAAGGCGCACAAGCCGCACGAGATCGTCGAGCGGGCTCTTGAGCTGTCGCGGTCCGACGGCTGTGTGGTGATCGCCGACGAGTACTCGACGGCGAACCTGCGCTGGGCGGGCAACGCGCTGACGACGAACGGGGTCACCCGTGGGCGGTCGGTGACCGTCGTCGCCACCGTCGACGGCAAGGAGGGCACCGCCTCCGGGGTCGTGTCGCGGTCCGCCGTGACCGCCGAGGAGCTGGAGCCGCTGGTACGCGCCGCCGAGGCCGCCGCGCGCGGCGGAGGACCCGCCGAGGACGCCCAGCCGCTGATCACGGGCGTGCAGCACTCCCCCGACTTCACGGACGCGCCCGCCGAGACCTCCTCCGCCGTGTTCGCCGACTTCGCGCCGGCGCTCGGCGAGTCGTTCGCACGCGCGCGTGCGGGCGGCCGCGAGCTGTACGGCTTCGCCAACCACGAGCTGGTGTCGAGTTACCTCGGTACGTCCACGGGGCTGCGGCTCCGCCATGATCAGCCGAACGGGACGCTGGAGCTGAACGCCAAGTCCCCGGACCGTACGCGTTCGGCCTGGGCGGGACGATCGACGCGCGACTTCAAGGACGTGGACCCGGCGACCCTGGACGCCGAGCTGGCCGTACGGCTGGGCTGGGCCGAGCGGCGGGTGCCGCTGCCCGCCGGACGGTACGAGACGCTGCTGCCGCCGACGGCCGTGGCGGACCTGCTGATCTACCAGATGTGGTCGGCGTCGGCGCGGGACGCGGCCGAGGGCCGGACGGTGTTCAGCAAGCCCGGCGGCGGTACACGGATCGGTGACCGGCTGACCGAGCTGCCGCTGGCCCTGCGCAGCGACCCGAACGAGCCGGGCCTGGAGTCCGCGCCCTTCGTGCTGGCCCACTCCTCCGGGGGCGACAGCTCGGTGTTCGACAACGGGCTGCCACTGAAGGCGACCGAGTGGATCAGCGGCGGCGAGATCACGAACCTCCCGACCACCCGGCACAGCGCGGGCCTGACCGGGCTGCCGGTGGTGCCGACGATCGGCAACCTGATCCTGGACGGCGGCGACGACCGCTCTCTGGCGGAGATGGTCGCGAACACGGAGCGCGGGCTGCTGCTGACGTGTCTGTGGTACATCCGCGAGGTCGACCCGGCGACGCTGTTGCTGACCGGGCTGACCCGGGACGGCGTCTATCTCGTGGAGAACGGAGAGGTCACCGGCGAGGTCAACAACTTCCGGTTCAACGAGTCGCCGGTGGACCTGCTCGGCCGGGCCACGGAGGCCGGGCGCACGGAGAAGACGCTGCCGCGCGAGTGGAGCGACTACTTCACCAGGGCCGCGATGCCCGCGCTGCGGGTGCCGGATTTCAATATGAGTTCTGTCAGTCAGGGCGTATAA
- a CDS encoding GlsB/YeaQ/YmgE family stress response membrane protein produces the protein MGWLWAIIVGFVLGLLAKAIIPGKQHSPLWLTTIFGIIGAIVGNALARAFGIDETRGIDWGRHALQLAAAVVIVFVGDMAYTATLGKRKERA, from the coding sequence ATGGGCTGGTTGTGGGCGATCATCGTGGGATTCGTCCTGGGCCTGCTGGCCAAGGCGATCATTCCGGGTAAACAGCACAGCCCGCTCTGGCTGACGACGATCTTCGGCATCATCGGCGCGATCGTCGGCAACGCGTTGGCCCGGGCCTTCGGCATCGACGAGACCCGAGGCATCGACTGGGGCCGCCACGCCCTCCAGCTGGCAGCCGCGGTGGTCATCGTCTTCGTGGGCGACATGGCCTACACGGCAACCCTGGGCAAGAGAAAAGAACGAGCCTGA
- a CDS encoding solute symporter family protein, whose product MSPVQQTFLAANEASEHRPLIITLFGLFVLATLAITIWAGRQTKDAADFYAGGRQFSAFQNGLAVSGDYMSAASFLGIAGAIALFGYDGFLYSIGFLVAWLVALLLVAEPLRNSGRYTMGDVLAYRMRQRPVRTAAGTSTIVVSIFYLLAQMAGAGVLVSLLLGITSDAGKILIVALVGILMIVYVSIGGMKGTTWVQMVKAVLLISGTILITFLVLLKFNFNISDLLGTAAENSGKGAAFLEPGLQYGATGTSKLDFISLGIALVLGTAGLPHILIRFYTVPNAKAARKSVNWAIGIIGGFYLMTIALGFGAAALISQEEIIASNPSGNTAAPLLALHLGGVDSAWGAILLATISAVAFATILAVVAGLTLASSSSFAHDIYANVIRKGQASGAEEVRAARWATVFIGVISIGLGSLARDLNVAGLVALAFAVAASANLPTILYSLFWKKFTTQGALWSIYGGLIVAVGLVLFSPVVSGDPKAMFPGVDFAWFPLKNPGIISIPFGFLMGWLGTVLSKEEPDTGKYAELEVRSLTGTGAH is encoded by the coding sequence ATGAGCCCCGTACAGCAGACATTCCTCGCCGCGAACGAGGCCAGCGAGCACCGGCCGCTGATCATCACCCTGTTCGGGCTGTTCGTCCTCGCGACGCTCGCCATCACCATCTGGGCCGGCCGTCAGACCAAGGACGCCGCCGACTTCTACGCGGGCGGACGGCAGTTCAGCGCCTTCCAGAACGGTCTCGCGGTCTCCGGCGACTACATGTCCGCCGCGTCGTTCCTCGGCATCGCGGGCGCGATCGCCCTCTTCGGCTACGACGGCTTCCTGTACTCCATCGGCTTCCTGGTCGCCTGGCTGGTCGCCCTGCTCCTGGTCGCCGAGCCACTGAGGAACTCCGGCCGCTACACCATGGGCGACGTCCTCGCGTACCGCATGCGCCAGCGCCCGGTCCGCACCGCGGCCGGCACCTCCACGATCGTCGTGTCGATCTTCTATCTGCTGGCCCAGATGGCGGGCGCGGGCGTCCTCGTCTCGCTGCTCCTCGGCATCACGTCCGACGCGGGCAAGATCCTCATCGTCGCCCTCGTCGGCATCCTGATGATCGTCTATGTCTCCATCGGCGGTATGAAGGGCACCACCTGGGTCCAGATGGTGAAGGCCGTGCTGCTGATCAGCGGCACGATCCTCATTACGTTCCTGGTGCTGCTGAAGTTCAACTTCAACATCTCCGATCTGCTGGGCACCGCCGCCGAGAACAGCGGCAAGGGCGCGGCCTTCCTGGAGCCCGGCCTCCAGTACGGCGCGACCGGCACCTCCAAGCTGGACTTCATCTCCCTCGGCATCGCCCTGGTGCTCGGCACCGCCGGTCTGCCGCACATCCTGATCCGCTTCTACACGGTGCCCAACGCCAAGGCCGCCCGTAAGTCCGTGAACTGGGCCATCGGCATCATCGGCGGCTTCTACCTGATGACCATCGCGCTCGGCTTCGGCGCCGCCGCGCTGATCTCCCAGGAAGAGATCATCGCCTCCAACCCGTCGGGCAACACGGCGGCCCCGCTGCTCGCCCTGCACCTGGGCGGCGTCGACTCGGCCTGGGGCGCGATCCTGCTGGCCACGATCTCGGCGGTGGCCTTCGCGACGATCCTCGCCGTGGTGGCGGGCCTCACCCTGGCCTCGTCCTCCTCCTTCGCGCACGACATCTACGCCAACGTCATCCGCAAGGGGCAGGCCTCCGGCGCCGAGGAGGTCCGCGCGGCCCGCTGGGCGACCGTCTTCATCGGCGTCATCTCCATCGGGCTCGGCAGCCTCGCCCGCGACCTGAACGTGGCCGGCCTGGTCGCCCTCGCCTTCGCGGTCGCGGCCTCCGCCAACCTGCCGACCATCCTCTACAGCCTCTTCTGGAAGAAGTTCACCACCCAGGGCGCGCTGTGGTCGATCTACGGCGGTCTGATCGTCGCCGTCGGCCTGGTGCTGTTCTCGCCCGTCGTCTCCGGCGACCCGAAGGCGATGTTCCCGGGCGTCGACTTCGCCTGGTTCCCGCTGAAGAACCCGGGCATCATCTCCATCCCGTTCGGCTTCCTGATGGGCTGGCTGGGCACCGTCCTGTCCAAGGAGGAGCCCGACACCGGAAAGTACGCCGAGCTGGAGGTCCGGTCCCTCACGGGCACCGGCGCCCACTGA
- a CDS encoding S8 family peptidase, translating into MAQLRSRRRLALAVPVVLSLTASLGFLPGVASAAPLAEPTAATAEGPNLSYVVNTKTDKRTIASVQKAIAAAGGTVVITYDKIGVIVVHSTNPEFGATIRGARGVQSAGATRTSPLTPAGTTDEGAVDYLTDAEAAKVKAASADIPDAEPLEADQWDLRSIGADQAAKINPGSKKVTVAVIDTGVDDTHPDLAPNFSASQSANCNGGVADTSEGSWRPYTPQDYHGTHVAGEIAAARNGVGVAGVAPGVKVSSINVTDRSNGLFYAESVVCAFVFAADRGVEITNNSYYVDPWLYNCVDDPDQKAIADAVNRAQKYATKKGTLHLAAAGNSNHDLASDAIVDASSPNDTTPVERTIDPSECFNVPTQLPGIVTVSATGVKNEKSYYSTYGNGVIDIAAPGGDRRYQLPDTPSKDGRILSTMPNGEYGFLQGTSMASPHAAGVAALLKSTHPWASPEQLQWLLKAQADKQTCPESYDQNGDGTQDAVCEGSPRVNGFYGFGIVNALKAVKK; encoded by the coding sequence ATGGCTCAACTGCGCTCAAGACGACGGCTCGCGCTCGCGGTGCCGGTCGTCCTGTCGCTGACCGCCTCGCTCGGCTTCCTGCCGGGTGTCGCCTCGGCGGCCCCGCTCGCGGAGCCCACCGCCGCGACCGCGGAGGGCCCGAACCTCTCGTACGTCGTGAACACCAAGACCGACAAGCGCACGATCGCCTCCGTGCAGAAGGCGATAGCCGCGGCCGGCGGCACGGTCGTGATCACGTACGACAAGATCGGCGTGATCGTGGTCCACTCGACCAACCCGGAGTTCGGTGCGACGATCCGCGGCGCGCGCGGTGTGCAGTCCGCCGGCGCCACGCGGACCTCGCCGCTGACCCCGGCCGGTACGACGGACGAAGGTGCCGTCGACTACCTGACGGACGCGGAGGCCGCGAAGGTGAAGGCCGCCTCGGCGGACATCCCCGACGCCGAGCCCCTCGAGGCCGACCAGTGGGACCTGCGGTCGATCGGCGCCGACCAGGCCGCGAAGATCAACCCGGGCAGCAAGAAGGTCACCGTCGCCGTCATCGACACCGGCGTCGACGACACCCACCCGGATCTCGCGCCGAACTTCTCCGCCTCCCAGTCCGCCAACTGCAACGGCGGTGTGGCGGACACCAGTGAGGGCTCCTGGCGGCCGTACACCCCGCAGGACTACCACGGCACCCACGTGGCCGGTGAGATCGCCGCCGCCCGCAACGGCGTCGGTGTCGCCGGTGTCGCGCCGGGCGTGAAGGTCTCCAGCATCAATGTGACCGACCGCAGCAACGGCCTCTTCTACGCGGAGAGCGTCGTCTGCGCGTTCGTCTTCGCCGCCGACCGCGGCGTGGAGATCACGAACAACAGCTACTACGTGGACCCGTGGCTCTACAACTGCGTCGACGACCCGGACCAGAAGGCCATCGCCGACGCCGTCAACCGGGCCCAGAAGTACGCCACGAAGAAGGGCACCCTGCACCTGGCCGCCGCGGGCAACTCCAACCACGACCTCGCCTCCGACGCGATCGTGGACGCGTCCAGCCCCAATGACACCACTCCGGTCGAGCGCACCATCGACCCGAGCGAGTGCTTCAACGTGCCGACCCAGCTGCCGGGCATCGTCACGGTGAGCGCGACGGGCGTGAAGAACGAGAAGTCGTACTACTCCACGTACGGCAACGGCGTCATCGACATCGCGGCGCCGGGCGGTGACCGGCGCTACCAGCTCCCGGACACCCCGTCGAAGGACGGCCGCATCCTGTCCACCATGCCGAACGGTGAGTACGGCTTCCTCCAGGGCACGTCGATGGCGTCGCCGCACGCCGCCGGTGTCGCCGCGCTGCTGAAGTCCACGCACCCGTGGGCGAGCCCGGAGCAGCTGCAGTGGCTGCTGAAGGCCCAGGCGGACAAGCAGACCTGCCCGGAGTCGTACGACCAGAACGGCGACGGCACCCAGGACGCGGTGTGCGAGGGCAGCCCGCGCGTCAACGGCTTCTACGGGTTCGGCATCGTCAACGCCCTGAAGGCCGTCAAGAAGTAG
- a CDS encoding DUF485 domain-containing protein, with the protein MATDAPPPSKAEHHLPSTEEFAAVQESAEFGELRRSYRSFAFPLTVGFIAWYLLYVLLSNYAGDFMGTKLFGNINVAFVLGVAQFVTTFLIAWWYSKHAAEKLDPKAEAIKSRMEGGA; encoded by the coding sequence GTGGCAACCGACGCACCGCCCCCCTCGAAGGCAGAACACCATCTCCCTTCCACCGAGGAGTTCGCCGCGGTCCAGGAGAGCGCTGAGTTCGGTGAACTGCGCCGCTCCTACCGCTCGTTCGCCTTCCCGCTGACCGTGGGCTTCATCGCCTGGTACCTGCTGTACGTCCTGCTCTCCAACTACGCGGGCGACTTCATGGGCACCAAGCTCTTCGGCAACATCAACGTCGCCTTCGTCCTCGGCGTCGCCCAGTTCGTCACCACATTCCTCATCGCCTGGTGGTACTCGAAGCACGCCGCCGAGAAGCTCGACCCCAAGGCCGAGGCGATCAAGTCCCGGATGGAGGGCGGCGCATGA
- the moaA gene encoding GTP 3',8-cyclase MoaA: MLIDTYGRVATDLRVSLTDRCNLRCTYCMPEEGLQWLAKPDLLTDDEIVRLIDIAVRTLGITEVRFTGGEPLLRPGLVGIVERVAALAPRPQMSLTTNGIGLKRTATALKAAGLDRVNVSLDTIRPDVFKTLTRRDRHKDVLEGLAAARDAGLTPVKVNSVLMPGLNENEAPDLLAWAVEHDYELRFIEQMPLDAQHGWKRDGMVTAGDILTSLRTRFDLTPEGSEIRGSAPAERWLVDGGPHRVGVIASVTRPFCSACDRTRLTADGQVRTCLFAREETDLRAALRSGAPDEEIARIWRLAMWGKKAGAGLDDPSFVQPDRPMSAIGG, encoded by the coding sequence GTGCTCATCGACACCTACGGCCGAGTGGCCACCGACCTGAGGGTCTCGCTGACCGACCGGTGCAATCTGCGCTGCACCTACTGCATGCCCGAGGAGGGCCTGCAGTGGCTCGCCAAGCCCGACCTGCTCACGGACGACGAGATCGTCCGCCTCATCGACATAGCCGTCCGGACCCTGGGCATCACCGAGGTCCGCTTCACCGGCGGTGAGCCCCTGCTCCGCCCCGGCCTGGTCGGCATAGTGGAGCGTGTGGCGGCGCTCGCCCCCCGCCCCCAGATGTCCCTCACCACCAACGGCATCGGCCTCAAGCGCACGGCGACGGCCCTGAAGGCGGCCGGCCTGGACCGGGTGAACGTCTCGCTGGACACCATCCGCCCGGACGTCTTCAAGACCCTGACCCGCCGGGACCGCCACAAGGACGTCCTCGAAGGCCTGGCCGCCGCCCGCGACGCGGGGCTCACCCCCGTCAAGGTCAATTCCGTCCTGATGCCGGGCCTGAACGAGAACGAGGCCCCGGACCTCCTCGCCTGGGCCGTCGAGCACGACTACGAGCTGCGCTTCATCGAGCAGATGCCCCTGGACGCCCAGCACGGCTGGAAGCGCGACGGCATGGTGACGGCGGGCGACATCCTGACCTCGCTGCGCACCCGCTTCGACCTCACCCCCGAGGGCTCCGAGATACGCGGCTCGGCCCCGGCCGAGCGCTGGCTCGTCGACGGCGGCCCCCACCGCGTGGGCGTCATCGCCTCCGTCACCCGCCCCTTCTGCTCCGCCTGCGACCGCACCCGCCTCACCGCCGACGGCCAGGTCCGCACCTGCCTCTTCGCCCGCGAGGAAACCGACCTCAGGGCCGCGCTGCGCTCGGGCGCCCCCGACGAGGAGATCGCCCGCATCTGGCGCCTGGCGATGTGGGGCAAGAAGGCGGGCGCGGGCCTGGACGACCCGTCCTTCGTCCAGCCGGACCGGCCGATGTCGGCGATCGGAGGCTGA
- the tyrS gene encoding tyrosine--tRNA ligase has product MTDIVDELKWRGLFALSTDEDALRKALADGPVTFYCGFDPTAPSLHVGHLVQVLTVRRLQQAGHRPLALVGGATGLIGDPRPTAERTLNDPETVAGWVGRLRAQIEPFLSFEGENAAVMVNNLDWTEGLSAIEFLRDIGKHFRVNKMLTKDSVARRLESDQGISYTEFSYQILQGMDFLQLYRRYGCTLQQGGSDQWGNLTAGLDLIHRLEPGVEAHALATPLMTKADGTKFGKTEGGAVWLDPEMTTPYAFYQFWLNVDDRDITRYMRILSFKSRAELEELEQQTEERPQARAAQRALAEELTTLVHGADQTAAVIAASRALFGQGELAELDERTLAAALSEVPHAKVAELAPVVDLFAEVGLVPSKSAGRRTVKEGGAYVNNVKITAEDAVPSREELIHGRWLVLRRGKKNLAAVEVAGA; this is encoded by the coding sequence GTGACGGACATCGTCGACGAGCTGAAGTGGCGGGGGCTGTTCGCCCTGTCCACCGACGAGGACGCTTTGCGCAAGGCGCTCGCGGACGGTCCCGTCACGTTCTATTGCGGCTTCGACCCGACCGCGCCGTCCCTGCACGTCGGGCACCTGGTGCAGGTGCTCACCGTGCGTCGGCTCCAGCAGGCCGGACACCGGCCGCTGGCGCTGGTCGGCGGCGCGACGGGCCTGATCGGCGACCCCCGCCCGACGGCGGAGCGCACGCTGAACGACCCGGAGACCGTCGCCGGCTGGGTCGGCAGGCTGCGCGCCCAGATCGAGCCGTTCCTGTCCTTCGAGGGCGAGAACGCGGCCGTCATGGTCAACAACCTCGACTGGACCGAGGGCCTCTCCGCCATCGAGTTCCTGCGGGACATCGGCAAGCACTTCCGCGTCAACAAGATGCTGACGAAGGACTCCGTCGCCCGCCGGCTGGAGTCCGACCAGGGCATCAGCTACACCGAGTTCAGCTACCAGATCCTCCAGGGCATGGACTTCCTCCAGCTCTACCGGAGGTACGGCTGCACGCTCCAGCAGGGCGGCAGCGACCAGTGGGGCAACCTCACGGCCGGCCTGGACCTGATCCACCGGCTGGAGCCCGGCGTGGAGGCGCACGCGCTGGCCACTCCGCTGATGACCAAGGCGGACGGCACCAAGTTCGGCAAGACCGAGGGCGGCGCCGTCTGGCTCGACCCGGAGATGACGACGCCGTACGCGTTCTACCAGTTCTGGCTGAACGTGGACGACCGGGACATCACCCGGTACATGCGGATCCTGTCCTTCAAGTCCCGTGCGGAGCTTGAGGAGTTGGAGCAGCAGACGGAGGAGCGGCCGCAGGCGCGTGCCGCGCAGCGCGCGCTGGCGGAGGAGCTGACGACGCTGGTGCACGGCGCCGATCAGACCGCTGCCGTGATCGCCGCGTCCCGCGCCCTCTTCGGGCAGGGTGAGCTGGCGGAGCTGGACGAGCGGACGTTGGCTGCGGCCCTCTCGGAGGTGCCGCATGCCAAGGTTGCCGAGCTGGCCCCGGTTGTCGATCTGTTCGCCGAGGTCGGGCTGGTGCCGAGCAAGTCCGCGGGGCGACGGACGGTGAAGGAGGGCGGGGCGTACGTGAACAACGTCAAGATCACCGCCGAGGATGCGGTTCCGTCCCGGGAAGAGCTGATTCACGGGCGGTGGCTGGTGCTGCGGCGGGGGAAGAAGAATCTGGCCGCTGTCGAGGTGGCTGGGGCCTAG
- a CDS encoding DUF3099 domain-containing protein, with the protein MRKHGDVEVFRITGARQGLTDDVRGRQRRYVISMSVRTLSVIAAATLWNVERHVAVVALVLGAVLPYIAVVIANAGRENAPSLPSTFVTAPMRPMIAPAPDTDASRSGEFQAEERLAESFPEDVADDPAGGRPSEPRERA; encoded by the coding sequence ATGCGGAAGCATGGCGACGTCGAGGTCTTCCGGATCACAGGCGCCCGGCAGGGTCTCACCGACGACGTGCGCGGCCGACAGCGGCGCTACGTCATCTCGATGTCCGTCCGCACCCTCTCGGTGATCGCCGCCGCGACCCTCTGGAACGTCGAACGGCACGTCGCGGTCGTCGCACTGGTGCTGGGAGCGGTGCTGCCGTACATCGCCGTGGTGATCGCCAACGCGGGCCGTGAGAACGCGCCCTCGCTGCCGTCCACCTTCGTCACCGCTCCCATGCGTCCGATGATCGCCCCGGCCCCGGACACGGACGCCTCACGCTCGGGCGAATTCCAGGCCGAGGAACGCCTCGCGGAATCCTTCCCGGAGGACGTCGCGGACGATCCCGCGGGTGGTCGGCCGAGCGAGCCGCGCGAGCGGGCCTGA
- a CDS encoding lysoplasmalogenase produces MRRDRGPLLLVAFGLAAAVDLGSLAVGFTPGHVVAKPLLMPLLAACAYVRGGPRPLTAALLLGWGGDVLLLSDAEPAFLAGMGSFAVGHLCYLVLFERLGRLGRPRTSAPRARAARMSVVCGVAYGFALVAAVASLWPGLPADLRLPVAGYSALLTAMAWAAARLGPVTGLGGALFVVSDLLIATGVAEWPQLPRPDLWIMLTYLTAQYLLVHGALGTFHARAEDTPTHGKVSTNTV; encoded by the coding sequence GTGAGACGAGACAGGGGACCTCTCCTCCTCGTCGCCTTCGGGCTCGCCGCCGCCGTCGATCTCGGGTCCCTGGCCGTCGGGTTCACCCCCGGACATGTGGTCGCCAAGCCCCTGCTGATGCCGTTGCTCGCGGCGTGCGCGTACGTGCGTGGCGGCCCGCGGCCGCTGACCGCCGCTCTTCTCCTCGGCTGGGGCGGAGACGTGCTGCTCCTCTCCGACGCCGAGCCGGCCTTCCTCGCCGGGATGGGCTCCTTCGCGGTGGGGCACCTCTGCTATCTGGTTCTCTTCGAGAGGCTCGGGCGGCTCGGGCGGCCCAGGACGAGTGCTCCACGCGCGCGTGCCGCCCGCATGTCCGTCGTCTGCGGCGTCGCGTACGGCTTCGCCCTGGTCGCCGCCGTCGCGAGCCTGTGGCCCGGCCTTCCGGCTGATCTACGGCTGCCCGTCGCCGGCTACAGCGCCCTGCTGACGGCGATGGCGTGGGCGGCCGCCCGGCTGGGGCCCGTCACGGGGCTCGGGGGCGCCCTCTTCGTGGTGTCGGACCTGCTCATCGCGACCGGTGTCGCCGAGTGGCCGCAGCTCCCGCGGCCCGACCTGTGGATCATGCTCACCTATCTGACGGCCCAGTACCTGCTGGTCCACGGGGCCCTCGGGACCTTCCACGCGCGGGCCGAGGACACCCCGACGCACGGCAAGGTGTCCACGAACACGGTCTGA